The Streptomyces sp. NL15-2K genome contains a region encoding:
- a CDS encoding FAD-binding oxidoreductase has product MPADTVSVTGWGRTAPTAARLIRPRTYEEAAAAVRECGARGSIPRGLGRAYGDAAQNAGGSVLDMTGLDRVHAIDATGGTVLCDAGVSLHRLMQVLLPLGWFVPVTPGTRYVTVGGAIGADIHGKNHHVSGSFSRHVLSLELLTADGEIRTVGRDTPLFDATAGGMGLTGVILTATVQLQPVETALMSVDTERARDLDDLMARLTATDHRYRYSVAWIDLLARGATTGRAVLTRGDHAPLEALPKGTRARRDPLAFRTSRFPAAPAFLPEGLLSRTSVGLFNELWYRKAPRARTGELQKLSTFFHPLDGVPHWNRIYGRGGFVQYQFVVGYGQEDAVRRIVHRISRRRCPSFLAVLKRFGDADPGWLSFPVPGWTLALDIPANLPGLGAFLDELDEEVATAGGRVYLAKDSRLRPDLLAAMYPRLDDFRALRAELDPRAVFVSDLARRLNL; this is encoded by the coding sequence ATGCCTGCCGACACCGTCTCCGTCACCGGCTGGGGCCGCACCGCTCCCACCGCCGCCCGTCTGATCCGTCCACGGACGTACGAGGAGGCCGCGGCCGCCGTCCGGGAGTGCGGGGCCCGCGGGAGCATCCCGCGGGGCCTGGGGCGGGCGTACGGGGACGCGGCACAGAACGCCGGCGGGTCCGTACTCGACATGACGGGGCTCGACCGCGTCCACGCGATCGACGCCACCGGCGGGACCGTGCTGTGCGACGCGGGGGTCTCCCTGCACCGGCTGATGCAAGTGCTGCTGCCGCTCGGCTGGTTCGTGCCGGTGACGCCCGGCACCCGCTACGTCACCGTCGGCGGGGCGATCGGCGCGGACATCCACGGCAAGAACCACCACGTGTCGGGCTCCTTCTCCCGCCACGTCCTGTCACTGGAACTCCTCACCGCCGACGGCGAGATCCGCACCGTCGGCCGTGACACGCCCCTGTTCGACGCGACCGCGGGCGGCATGGGCCTGACCGGTGTGATCCTCACCGCGACCGTCCAGCTCCAGCCGGTCGAGACCGCGCTGATGTCGGTCGACACCGAGCGCGCGCGGGACCTGGACGACCTGATGGCGCGTCTTACGGCCACCGACCACCGCTACCGCTACTCGGTCGCCTGGATCGACCTGCTGGCGCGCGGCGCGACGACGGGCCGCGCCGTGCTGACCCGGGGCGACCACGCGCCCCTGGAGGCGCTGCCGAAGGGCACGCGCGCGCGTAGGGACCCGCTGGCCTTCCGCACCTCCCGCTTCCCGGCCGCCCCCGCGTTCCTCCCGGAGGGCCTGCTGAGCCGGACGAGCGTGGGTCTGTTCAACGAGCTCTGGTACCGCAAGGCCCCACGCGCGCGTACCGGCGAGCTCCAGAAGCTCTCCACGTTCTTCCACCCCCTGGACGGCGTGCCCCACTGGAACCGGATCTACGGCCGCGGCGGCTTCGTGCAGTACCAGTTCGTCGTCGGATACGGCCAGGAGGACGCCGTACGCCGCATCGTGCACCGCATCTCACGGCGCCGCTGCCCGTCCTTCCTCGCCGTCCTCAAGCGCTTCGGGGACGCCGACCCGGGCTGGCTCTCCTTCCCGGTGCCCGGCTGGACGCTGGCCCTGGACATCCCGGCGAACCTGCCCGGCCTCGGCGCCTTCCTCGACGAACTCGACGAGGAGGTCGCCACGGCCGGCGGCCGCGTGTACCTCGCCAAGGACTCCCGCCTCCGCCCCGACCTGCTGGCCGCCATGTACCCACGCCTCGACGACTTCCGCGCGCTGCGCGCGGAGTTGGACCCGCGCGCGGTGTTCGTGTCCGACCTGGCCCGCCGCCTCAACCTTTAG
- a CDS encoding IS630 family transposase gives MPVALPLAVSDADRKVLRSWVRSPSSPSGLVTRARIVLLASEGTSNTEIARRLELSRQTVVTWRGRYRSAGLSGLEDRPRSGRPGTVDEAEVVVRTLEGPPEKLGVTHWSSRLLAAELRLSNVAVAKVWRKWKIQPWRSETFKFSTDPELEAKVRDVVGLYLAPPEKAVVVCVDEKSQIQALDRTAPMLPVRPGLAERRTHDYVRHGTTTLFAALDVATGKITADACYDRHRNDEFLRFLKQVAKAHPRVKLHVVADNYATHKHPRVKAWLAKNPRITLHFTPTSCSWLNLVEIFFGIITRQAIRRGTFTSVADLTDAIRRYIDAYNDRCQPFTWTKTADEILEHATPKRPRTSFTRH, from the coding sequence ATGCCTGTCGCCCTGCCGTTGGCCGTGTCCGATGCGGACCGTAAGGTTCTGCGTTCGTGGGTCCGCTCGCCGTCGTCCCCGTCGGGGCTGGTGACGCGGGCCCGGATCGTGCTCCTTGCCTCGGAAGGCACTTCGAACACCGAGATCGCGCGGCGGCTTGAGCTCTCCCGGCAGACGGTGGTGACCTGGCGCGGCCGGTACCGCTCGGCCGGCCTGTCCGGGCTGGAGGACCGGCCTCGCTCGGGCCGGCCCGGCACCGTGGACGAGGCCGAAGTGGTGGTGCGGACCCTGGAGGGCCCGCCGGAAAAACTTGGCGTGACCCACTGGTCCTCCCGGCTGCTCGCCGCCGAACTGCGCCTGTCCAACGTCGCGGTGGCCAAGGTGTGGCGCAAGTGGAAGATCCAGCCCTGGCGGAGCGAGACGTTCAAGTTCTCCACCGACCCGGAACTGGAGGCCAAGGTCCGCGACGTGGTCGGGCTGTACCTGGCCCCGCCGGAGAAGGCGGTGGTGGTCTGCGTCGATGAGAAGTCGCAGATCCAGGCGCTGGACCGGACCGCCCCGATGCTGCCGGTCCGGCCGGGCCTGGCGGAGCGGCGCACCCACGACTACGTCCGCCACGGCACCACCACCTTGTTCGCCGCCCTGGACGTCGCCACCGGGAAGATCACCGCCGACGCCTGCTACGACCGGCACCGCAACGACGAGTTCCTGCGCTTCCTCAAGCAGGTCGCCAAGGCCCACCCGAGGGTGAAGCTGCACGTGGTCGCCGACAACTACGCCACCCACAAGCACCCCCGCGTGAAGGCGTGGCTGGCGAAGAACCCGCGGATCACCCTGCACTTCACCCCGACCTCCTGCTCGTGGCTGAACCTGGTGGAAATCTTCTTCGGCATCATCACGCGCCAGGCCATACGCCGCGGCACCTTCACCTCGGTCGCCGACCTCACCGACGCCATCCGCCGCTACATCGACGCCTACAACGACCGCTGCCAGCCGTTCACCTGGACCAAGACCGCTGACGAAATCCTCGAACACGCCACACCCAAACGTCCAAGAACTTCATTCACACGACACTAG
- a CDS encoding phosphatase PAP2 family protein encodes MDDFPDPYDLDLHALDGMDHRILSALRSYGGDPRVASAARALSWAGEHGALWLAAGLTGAAVDGARRGAWLRGTALTAGAHLVSMGVKRVVRRPRPAHVEPLVRTAGRHSFPSSHATSAAAAAVAYGALGARVIPPLAAAMCLSRLVVGVHYPSDVAAGAALGALTARIGSRWMSGGVHD; translated from the coding sequence ATGGACGACTTCCCCGACCCCTACGACCTCGACCTCCACGCCCTCGACGGCATGGACCACCGCATCCTTTCCGCGCTCCGGTCCTACGGTGGCGACCCCCGCGTCGCGAGCGCCGCGCGCGCCCTGTCCTGGGCGGGCGAACACGGCGCGCTGTGGCTCGCGGCGGGGCTCACGGGAGCCGCCGTGGACGGTGCGCGACGCGGCGCCTGGCTGCGCGGCACGGCGCTCACCGCGGGCGCGCATCTCGTCAGCATGGGCGTGAAAAGGGTGGTGCGCCGTCCGCGCCCGGCCCATGTCGAGCCCCTGGTGCGCACCGCCGGCCGGCACTCCTTCCCGAGCTCGCACGCGACCTCCGCCGCGGCCGCCGCCGTCGCCTACGGGGCGCTCGGCGCGCGCGTGATCCCGCCGCTCGCCGCCGCGATGTGCCTCTCGCGCCTGGTCGTCGGCGTCCACTACCCCTCGGACGTGGCGGCGGGCGCGGCCCTGGGGGCGCTCACGGCGCGCATCGGCTCGCGCTGGATGAGTGGAGGCGTCCATGACTGA
- a CDS encoding recombinase family protein, translating into MAIYARQSKARPDTSEASPEAQVAACEAVAASRSASGGARWETVHTFKDVGRSGWDPKAVRPGFEDLMTAVRAGEVDVVIVNELSRLTRKGAHDALEIDQEFKKYGVRFVSALEPFLDTSTPIGVAIFALIAALAKQDSDIKAERLKGAKEEIKAVGGRHSSSAPYGMRAVREKIGNLVVSVLEPDEDNPDHVEIVERMIQMSYDGVSDNKIATTLEKESVPAPGNAERRATEKRLASIKKRRVSGDDDRIMWRAQTVRWILNHPAIGGFASERVKRGKAYVNVIARDETGAPLTTHRGIIPGAKWLELQERRKKRNKANRQPGGTADAKLLSGWRFMTCGLCVGSMGQSKNNGGQDYYMCANPKGHGGLSIKREYVDDYVARRVWARLVNADMNNEEDREWVAAAALRFAQQTDLAGVQEERRETAAHLEHVRQSIVELQADRKAGLYRGRDELTTWRATMLQYREYEDECVARLAELDERTASTVHIPAEWFTPGEDPLGPESPWASWDVYERRSFLELFLTGVAVGPGRDPETRKYIAIEDRVTLDWRPLPNDQDSEEDEEALVAL; encoded by the coding sequence GTGGCTATCTACGCCCGACAGTCGAAGGCACGTCCCGACACGTCAGAAGCGTCCCCGGAGGCGCAAGTTGCCGCCTGTGAGGCGGTGGCTGCCAGCCGCTCGGCCAGCGGCGGGGCACGGTGGGAAACCGTCCACACCTTCAAGGATGTTGGCCGCTCCGGATGGGATCCCAAGGCTGTTCGTCCCGGATTCGAAGACCTCATGACCGCCGTACGCGCGGGTGAAGTCGACGTGGTCATTGTCAATGAGCTTTCTCGTCTCACCCGCAAGGGTGCGCATGATGCCCTTGAAATCGACCAGGAATTCAAGAAGTACGGGGTTCGGTTCGTCTCTGCGTTAGAGCCGTTCCTGGACACCAGCACTCCGATCGGCGTCGCAATCTTCGCTCTGATTGCGGCACTGGCCAAGCAAGACAGCGACATCAAGGCCGAACGGCTCAAGGGTGCGAAGGAAGAAATTAAAGCTGTCGGTGGACGGCATTCCAGCTCCGCGCCGTATGGCATGCGGGCAGTCCGAGAGAAGATCGGCAATCTGGTTGTGTCGGTGCTTGAGCCCGACGAGGACAACCCGGATCACGTCGAGATCGTAGAGCGCATGATTCAGATGAGCTATGACGGCGTCTCCGACAACAAAATTGCCACCACACTTGAGAAGGAAAGCGTACCGGCCCCGGGTAACGCAGAGCGCCGAGCGACGGAAAAGCGGCTGGCGTCGATCAAGAAGCGCAGGGTGAGCGGAGACGACGACCGCATCATGTGGCGGGCTCAGACTGTCCGCTGGATTCTCAACCATCCGGCCATTGGCGGATTCGCCAGTGAGCGCGTGAAGCGGGGCAAGGCTTACGTCAACGTCATTGCCCGGGACGAAACTGGCGCACCGCTTACGACCCATCGGGGGATCATCCCCGGGGCCAAGTGGTTGGAGCTCCAAGAGCGTCGGAAGAAGCGCAATAAGGCCAACCGGCAGCCTGGCGGCACGGCAGACGCCAAGCTGTTGAGCGGGTGGCGCTTCATGACGTGCGGCCTCTGCGTAGGCTCGATGGGGCAGAGCAAGAACAACGGCGGACAGGACTATTACATGTGCGCCAATCCCAAGGGACACGGCGGACTTTCCATCAAGCGTGAGTACGTCGACGACTACGTTGCCCGGCGAGTGTGGGCGCGACTCGTGAACGCTGACATGAACAATGAGGAAGACCGCGAGTGGGTGGCGGCCGCTGCACTCCGATTCGCGCAGCAAACCGACTTGGCAGGCGTCCAAGAAGAACGGCGCGAGACTGCGGCACACCTTGAGCATGTGCGTCAGTCCATTGTGGAGCTCCAGGCAGACCGAAAGGCGGGGCTGTACCGAGGCCGTGATGAGTTGACCACTTGGCGTGCGACCATGCTTCAGTACCGAGAGTACGAGGATGAATGCGTTGCTCGTCTCGCGGAATTGGACGAACGGACGGCTAGCACGGTTCATATTCCGGCTGAGTGGTTCACGCCGGGGGAGGATCCGCTGGGGCCAGAATCACCGTGGGCCTCGTGGGACGTGTACGAGCGGCGTTCGTTTCTTGAGCTGTTCCTCACTGGCGTGGCTGTTGGTCCGGGCCGAGACCCGGAAACCCGGAAGTACATCGCGATTGAGGATCGCGTGACGTTGGACTGGCGGCCACTTCCGAATGATCAGGACAGCGAAGAGGACGAAGAAGCATTGGTTGCGCTCTAG
- a CDS encoding YihY/virulence factor BrkB family protein, translating into MDWLKKLPVVGPLVARLMVTHAWRSYERLDRVKWTRLAAAMTFTSFVALFPLLTVAAAIAAATLSTEQQNTLEDKITEQVPGISDQLNIDGLVQNAGTVGLIAGAVLLFTGIGWAGSMRECLRAVWELPEEEENPVLRKAKDTGILLGLGGAVLVTLAASAVASAMVGWITRQMGLDEGGWSGVLLQIAAFAVAVLADFLLLLYVLAPLPGVEPTRHRLTVAALTGAIGFELLKLLLSGYMQEVAGKSMYGAFGVPVALLLWINFTAKLVLFCAAWTATQSKEVELTGEDELTDEDGDAPDPAAASGG; encoded by the coding sequence ATGGACTGGCTGAAAAAGCTCCCCGTCGTCGGGCCACTGGTCGCCCGTCTGATGGTCACGCACGCGTGGCGGTCGTACGAGCGCCTGGACCGGGTGAAGTGGACACGGCTGGCCGCCGCGATGACGTTCACCAGCTTCGTGGCGCTCTTCCCGCTGCTCACCGTGGCCGCCGCGATCGCCGCCGCCACGCTGAGCACGGAGCAGCAGAACACGCTGGAGGACAAGATCACCGAGCAGGTGCCCGGCATCTCCGACCAGCTGAACATCGACGGCCTGGTGCAGAACGCCGGCACCGTCGGCCTCATCGCGGGCGCCGTCCTGCTGTTCACCGGCATCGGCTGGGCCGGCTCCATGCGCGAGTGCCTGCGCGCGGTGTGGGAGCTGCCCGAAGAGGAGGAGAACCCGGTCCTGCGCAAGGCCAAGGACACCGGGATCCTGCTCGGGCTCGGCGGCGCCGTGCTGGTCACGCTCGCCGCGTCCGCCGTCGCCTCCGCGATGGTCGGCTGGATCACCCGGCAGATGGGCCTCGACGAGGGCGGCTGGAGCGGGGTCCTGCTGCAGATCGCCGCGTTCGCCGTCGCCGTACTCGCCGACTTCCTGCTCCTGCTCTACGTCCTGGCACCGCTGCCCGGCGTCGAGCCTACCCGCCATCGCCTGACCGTGGCCGCGCTGACCGGCGCGATCGGCTTCGAGCTGCTGAAACTGTTGCTCAGCGGCTATATGCAAGAGGTCGCCGGGAAGAGCATGTACGGCGCGTTCGGCGTTCCCGTCGCCCTGCTGCTGTGGATCAACTTCACCGCGAAACTGGTGCTGTTCTGCGCCGCGTGGACGGCGACGCAGAGCAAGGAGGTCGAACTCACGGGCGAGGACGAACTCACGGACGAGGACGGCGACGCACCAGATCCGGCAGCGGCCAGCGGCGGTTGA
- a CDS encoding decaprenyl-phosphate phosphoribosyltransferase has protein sequence MTETAPFTSTADTREAALHGQRTPPRHTPPPRKSTLGTLRTLRTLLAGLLRTARPKQWVKNILVIAAPAAAGQLFTRHALTQLALVFVLFTACAAAVYLINDARDADADRAHPTKRHRPVAAGQVPVPVAYAVGAALGLLAPTVAAWLVSPAVSALLTAYLGMQLAYCLILKHVLVVDLVIVTTGFLMRAMIGGLALGIPLSRWFLITTGFGALFMVSAKRYSEAVQMAGKAGATRALLTEYTPGYLRFVWQLAAGVAVLGYCLWALEEGGVPHTSVLPWRQLSVVAFILAILRYAVFADRGTAGEPEDVVLRDRALALIGVVWLAMYGLAVANW, from the coding sequence ATGACTGAGACAGCGCCCTTCACCAGCACCGCGGACACCCGGGAGGCCGCGCTCCACGGGCAGCGCACGCCCCCGCGACACACCCCGCCACCCCGAAAAAGCACCCTCGGCACCCTCCGCACGCTGCGTACCCTCTTGGCAGGCCTCCTCAGGACCGCCCGCCCCAAACAGTGGGTCAAGAACATCCTGGTCATCGCCGCCCCGGCCGCCGCAGGCCAGCTCTTCACCCGGCACGCGCTCACCCAACTCGCGCTCGTCTTCGTCCTCTTCACCGCCTGTGCCGCCGCCGTCTACCTGATCAATGACGCCCGCGACGCCGACGCCGACCGCGCCCACCCCACCAAGCGCCACCGCCCGGTCGCCGCCGGACAGGTCCCCGTCCCCGTCGCGTACGCCGTCGGAGCCGCCCTCGGCCTCCTCGCGCCCACCGTCGCGGCCTGGTTGGTCTCCCCGGCCGTCTCCGCGCTGCTGACGGCGTACCTGGGCATGCAACTGGCGTACTGCCTCATCCTCAAGCACGTCCTGGTCGTCGACCTCGTCATCGTCACGACCGGGTTCCTGATGCGGGCGATGATCGGCGGACTCGCCCTCGGCATCCCCCTCTCGCGCTGGTTCCTGATCACGACCGGGTTCGGCGCGCTGTTCATGGTGTCGGCCAAGCGCTACTCCGAAGCGGTCCAGATGGCCGGAAAGGCGGGCGCCACGCGCGCGTTGCTCACCGAGTACACCCCCGGCTACCTGCGCTTCGTGTGGCAGCTCGCGGCCGGTGTCGCCGTCCTCGGCTACTGCCTGTGGGCCCTGGAGGAAGGCGGCGTGCCGCACACCAGCGTGCTGCCCTGGCGGCAGCTGTCCGTCGTCGCCTTCATCCTCGCGATCCTCAGGTACGCCGTCTTCGCCGACCGCGGCACGGCCGGCGAACCCGAGGACGTCGTCCTGCGCGACCGCGCGCTCGCCCTGATCGGCGTGGTGTGGCTCGCCATGTACGGCCTGGCGGTGGCCAATTGGTGA